CATGAATGATGCTCTTCACCGAGGGGAAGCAGGGGTCAAGATGGGGCTGTCCCAAACCGTCAATTTTGAGGTGACTTTGCTCAGGGCTGTAGAAGAAAGCCGCACGCGAGCCATTGACTCGCTCATCAAGGAGCTTTCAGCAATCGCCCAGGACGCTCCCGAAACGTCCGGTCAAAAAAAAAATAACTGAAGCCCCATCGGTTTCAGACCAAGCTGAGCAAACCAAGCAGGTCCCTCCTGCAAAGCGTAACTCTGACAAAACCCCGGATTCGTTGGATGCCAGCGTTGAAGCACAGGCCGAAGCCTTGGCTGCATCATTTCCTGTCACCGATGCTGTCACCGATGCTGTGGGCGAACCAGAAACCGTCAAACGACAAGAAGCTGACTTAACACGTGTTCGTGCCAGTCAGGAGGAGATTCAACGGTTGTTGAGTCTACTGCCTGAACGCGTGAAAGATCAAATGGATGATTTGTTCCGCGCACGGTATACGCGTATTCAGAAACTGGATATACCTAAAGAGAGCGAGTAGCCAGAACTCGATTTCATTCTAGTTTGAAAGTGGGTTAGGGGAATCCCTTAGGGTTCAATCATGGGTCATGAGCGTAATTTAAAGTTGAGCTAAACACCCTAGTTCCGGTTTAGTCTCAATTATGCCTTTGCTTACTGGATTGTTGTTTAATCGATACTCTCCCCAAACGTCTGTTGTCAGATTCCTTGGCCCTTTGCCTGTATTTGATTTGGTGTTTTGGACTTTGCGTCGTATTCGTCGTCGCAAAAGTCTATTTGTTGCTGGCTGCGCAGTGGGTGTGTGTATGGTGCTAACAATTGCCGTAAGTTTTCCGACCTAACCCCGGTTGAATTTTAGTAGCTCCCGGTACATCGAATTTAGCTCTGGGCTCCTCTCTAATATTTAGACCTGAGTCCTCAAAAGTGCCCTGGCTCTCGCAGCCAGGGCAAATTTTTGTACCGGCAAAATGATTGGACAGCTTCCATTCTTCTTCTAGCATCTTTTGTATGGGCCAAAACCTGTATTCGAGTCTCTCCATTTTCATTTTGGGCATGATTGCTGCATCGGTTGCTGCGACCGCTGCTCCGGATTTTGAATCCCAGATTGCCCCCATATTCGAAGGGCACTGTCTTTCCTGTCATAACAGCACAGATGCTGAGGGCGACTTTGTGCTTCAAACAAAAGCCGAGGCTCTGGAGCATCCTGATGCCATACTTCCAGGCCATTCGCTCAGGATCTTGGAAACTATTCCTTCCTCGTGAGACCTCTTATCGTCACCCACATTATACGGGAACGGAAATCGGTCCAACCGAGGCCCTCCTGTTCAATGTCGTTGAGGATATCGGAAGTGAAAACAACCTTGCATCTGAACATCCTGATATTGTCGCCCGCTTAAGTGCTCTTGCTGAAGTAGCGCGGGCCGATTTGGGAGATACGGACCGAGTGGGTGCAGGAGTCCGTGCAATAGGCCAAGTAGCAAACCCAACACCACGGGTAAAAGAGTAGCATAGGCATCTTGCCTCGCCGTGCCATAGCTCGCGGATCGACGGCTGGCCTGTGTATCCACAACTAGGTAGGGACGGATCGCCGAGCCGTCCGAAGAACTCTGACCAACGGCTCACTCGGCGATCGAGCCCTACCACTTCAGGAGATGTGCGTATGAAAACTAAAGTAATCTAGGTTGGTTTACCCATGCTCTAGGTCTTGTGTATAAGCCTGTGCTATTCCTTCGTTACCTCCGTTGCCTTCTGTTCAAAATTCTATCGCTAGAAGGGTAGGGCAAGGGCCTCCGGCCCTACCGAATTCTTACGCCTCAGCCAATCTACTCTTCTGTTTCGTATAACGATGTAACTCGGCGCGGCGAGACGCCGTCGCCCTACCTATTCAGGTGCTGCTCACTCGTCCAACAACAATGCGATCAAATCTCGCATCTGCTGCTTGTCGATGGCGTGTTCAAGACCTTCGGGCATCAACGAACGGTTCGAGGCTTTTATAGATTTTATGTTTTGTCTTAAAATTGTTTCTTCCGCCCCACCTGCTCGTTGAAGGGTGATACTTGCGGGTGACTCCGATTCGATCCGTCCGCTAACCAGGCTACCATCCAGAAGTTCAATGAAGTACTGGGTGTAGCTGGCCAGGACATCGCGATTGGGATCGAGAATCTGAACCATCAATGATTCAGCAGTTCGGTTCTGGATCGTGGCCATGTCGGGGCCTACCCGTAAGCCTTTGGTTCCGAGCCGATGGCAAACCATACACTGCTGTTCGAAAATGCTACGCCCCCGTTCCTTGTCTCCTAGCAGGTCCAATGCGCTTCGGTAATCGTCGATAACTGCATCCCGGCTGCTGGCCCCTTGTCCGAATAATTTAATGGCGTGGTTTTTAATATCTGCCGATGGGTGCTCTTTTAGCAGGTCCTGCCTGACCGATGTTATTTCACCTCGCACAATTTGATTGGTCTCCACCGCCTCGAGCAGTTCACGGGTCCAGGATTCACGGCTGAGAAGCGTTTCAATGGTTTCACTGCGAACTTGAGGTGATTGTTTTGGAAAGGCTTCAATGAGTGCGGATCCAGTTTCGTCTATTCCAAATCCCGATAGGACTGCCAGGGCCGATAATTGGATGGTGGAAGTCTCGCTTGCAGAGAGCAGTTTGGTCAGCGGCTCTGAAACGGTTTCATACACCCCATGGGCCAAAGTGTTTACCGCCTGTTTGCGTCGGCTTTCATTCTCAGTGGAGCTGGATAAAGTCTCCATGGCTCCTTCGATGAGTTCCTCGATGAGCTTTCCGGTGGAGGGATCACTTTGTGCCACGCGGCTTAAGTTTGTCTGGGCACGCAGTTGGCCTTCTCCCAACGCAAGCACCATGGACCGGGTCTTTGAGTGATCTGCGTCACTAATCAACGTGAGAGCTTTTTGAATTTCTTCTTCCTGGTTCCGTGCTCCAATCACCTGAAGAAGAAGCCTTAAAAACTCGGGACTCTGTTTCGATTGTGGGGCAGCTACTTCGAGTATCTTAATCGCCATTTCTGGAACAGCGCTTAGGACGGCTGTGCGTATCCAGATATCCTCTACATCGCGTTGGGCTATCCCGGCCAGCGTGGCCGCTACTTTTGAATCGTCGACCGAACCCAAGGATAAGGCAGCCTGAAATCGTACATGGGGATCTGAATCCTTTGCCAGTTGCATGACGCGTTTCAGAATACCAGAGTGAGATTGAAGATGAGACTCAGCCAGGACAATGGCATGCTTTCTGACACCACTGCTCTTATCTCGAAGAGCATTTTCAATATCGCTTGCTTCCAATGCGCCCAGACCTTCGAGAGAGTGGAGTGCATGAAGTCGGGCCAGCTCGCTCTTGCTCGATTTCAGTAATTCACGAAGCAGTGGTACTGCTGAAGCATCCTGGCTTTGGAAAATTAATCGACTTGCCGTTTCTCGCCACCAGCTGTTCGGATTCTCCAGAGTGGAAACCCACTCAGCCAAGGAGGCTTCCCCTAATTGAGGCGGTGGAGGAGCCTTGAAGCCTTTGGGTGCCAATCGGTAGATACGACCATAGTTTTCTCCACTACTGAAATCCGTTTTGGCATAAATATCATCCGGGAGTGAGTCGGGGGTTTCAATAAACTCCCGGTACATGTCCGAGATATGCAGTGTGCCATCCGGTGCATTTGAAAAATTAGTCGGGCGAAACCAGTTGTCGTTGGAGCGAACAAACTCAGTCTCTTTATCAACGCGAACGGCTTTAAAGATTGCTCCGTCTTTTTCGAGAACTCGGCGGTGCACAATATTACTCTGCACGTCACCAACAAAAAGGTTTCCTTTGGCTGAGTCCGGATAGGCATCCCCACGATAAATAGTGACACCCGTTGTTCCTGTAAATACATCGTGAGCAACGAAGGGTGCGGCATACACACGGTCTGCAGCCAGACGCACTTTGGTGCGAGCCTTACGCCAGGGCTCGGGAGGACTGATGCGGTAGACATCATCGCCTTCCCAGATTTCAGCTAGGAGATTGGAAACTGGAAGGTAGGGATTCCTCTCGAGATAGTGCGAAGGTAAGACTACCTGAACGGCCGGCTTCGAATTTTCACAGATGAATCGGTTACCCCAGTCGTCGATGGAATTTCCATATTGT
This genomic stretch from Opitutia bacterium ISCC 52 harbors:
- a CDS encoding HEAT repeat domain-containing protein, which translates into the protein MRRLFPILLSICFISLALIEAKAEEVRVATFDVDATPPVGSMMAYDEVHHHNELTIRFRGIVITGIDKPIVMGAIDWIGVSNEAQDVFRDALADAAGTDRQHVAVHALHQHDAPGADFTAEKIVKELGLEGYARLQSDFARVVIKRAADAIRDALPDAQPVTHYGWGEVEVEKIASNRRMLEEDGTFREMRWTRTTDPRLRAEPEGVIDPEVSLLSFWNEDQPVAVLSYYACHPQSYYRTGVPSPDFPGIARFIRGQGQPAALHVHFNGAGGNIGAGKYNDGDTENRMVLADRLAQGMRKAWTTTLKHPLTADDIGWAIEPVRLEPADHIDEEKLLELLKSGQAEDAFLTEVDKLAWLRRYNEGHAINISCLSVGKARVLNMPGELFVEYQLAAKAMRPDLDVAMAAYGEYGPGYIGTAIAYEEGGYETSDRASNVGPEAEAILTEAMEKLLGQVPEENDFRIPPRSVEDAIQSFEVAEGFEMQLVVAEPNVVEPILISYDENGQMYVAEYLKFPSKGGVSHRPDGRIRMLRDLDGDGHYEWSQVFANNIEWPTGILPWKGGVYVVAAPDLWYFKDTDGDGEAEVREKLFTGFGFRNDEGTANNLIWGLDNWIYGAGSNSSGDIRSVNDPDTKTLSLRNRDFRFHPETLEFQTISGSQQYGNSIDDWGNRFICENSKPAVQVVLPSHYLERNPYLPVSNLLAEIWEGDDVYRISPPEPWRKARTKVRLAADRVYAAPFVAHDVFTGTTGVTIYRGDAYPDSAKGNLFVGDVQSNIVHRRVLEKDGAIFKAVRVDKETEFVRSNDNWFRPTNFSNAPDGTLHISDMYREFIETPDSLPDDIYAKTDFSSGENYGRIYRLAPKGFKAPPPPQLGEASLAEWVSTLENPNSWWRETASRLIFQSQDASAVPLLRELLKSSKSELARLHALHSLEGLGALEASDIENALRDKSSGVRKHAIVLAESHLQSHSGILKRVMQLAKDSDPHVRFQAALSLGSVDDSKVAATLAGIAQRDVEDIWIRTAVLSAVPEMAIKILEVAAPQSKQSPEFLRLLLQVIGARNQEEEIQKALTLISDADHSKTRSMVLALGEGQLRAQTNLSRVAQSDPSTGKLIEELIEGAMETLSSSTENESRRKQAVNTLAHGVYETVSEPLTKLLSASETSTIQLSALAVLSGFGIDETGSALIEAFPKQSPQVRSETIETLLSRESWTRELLEAVETNQIVRGEITSVRQDLLKEHPSADIKNHAIKLFGQGASSRDAVIDDYRSALDLLGDKERGRSIFEQQCMVCHRLGTKGLRVGPDMATIQNRTAESLMVQILDPNRDVLASYTQYFIELLDGSLVSGRIESESPASITLQRAGGAEETILRQNIKSIKASNRSLMPEGLEHAIDKQQMRDLIALLLDE